From Brassica rapa cultivar Chiifu-401-42 chromosome A06, CAAS_Brap_v3.01, whole genome shotgun sequence:
TGCTTAGCCTATGTTCATCGATTATTATTATTCTCAATTCCAGAATATGTCACAAAGAGGGGAAGAATCTGGGACGTTCATCATTTTGTATTATTGTATATTAAGGTTCCAAGTTTTTCTTCGCCTAAGAAGCATTCTAAAACGCAGTCTACATCGAACTTTACTTTACGTGTTGTTAAAACAAACGCGTATATTTGGCAAACATTCCTTTTTGAACTTTCCATAGTTTCTTCTTGATAAGCATGATTTATAAATAGTTAGTAACCATTAATCAAGAACACATCCCGTTTTATCTGATATTTGTTTGCTTAGATGCAACATTTTAAATCAGCCCTTGTGCAAATTGATTGATACTTATctacataattaataatataagcTTCATTAGCAATTGTTGAGGGTTTTTTCACTTCTGTAATTTCTCTACAACATCAAATCTCTTCTAATTATgatgtatatagtttttttaaagaaacttAGAGATTGGTATTTTTCTTTATTCACTGTAAAGAggaaaaacatattataattatgaaaagttattaataatttgttgattttaaaatctatagccAAAATCTTACCGCACGAAAATTGTTAACCACATCCTAAGGATTTATTGCataaaaatttacaataaaCCTTAACTAATCAATGCTCGTAGTTTTTATTGGCATATATATCATGCTCATATAATTATTTGTACTGCTATATTTGTTTAGATTCTGTTGTTATGAATCTGTATGGTTCTAAAAGCAAAAACCTTATTTATTTCACTTTCTATGAGCAAATTTACCCAACAACACATGTCTCAAAAATGAATGTGTCTAGCGATAAATGGATCAGCAAGTGGTAACCATTTATTCAATAAACATAAATAGCAAGTGGTAGAAAAGGCGCAGGAGCGATCACATTCAGATGACCAGGAGGAAACGAATAGTTTTGCATAGTTCGATATGTCAAGTGGATGCATTTTGGACAACCAAACAGTCTATTTTTGGAGGTGGTTTCGTTGTGGAGCTAGAAGGCGGATCTACGATCTCTGATTCCTTCGATGGAAATCAACTCCTCACTCCCTTACTTGTGGAGGTAAATTTGCTATTCTAGACTATGCGAACCTCTCTCCATATCAAACATGATATTGTGCATTTTGAGTCGGATTATCTTCAAATAGTAAAGTTGAtcgaagaaaaatatttttgaccatctgtaattttaaaatgagaagaatttttttttcatattctttttttatttacgttattttctctatcttttattCCTAGTGAATTTAATGTTAGAACAGATTTTTTTGCGAAAAAAACTAATACGAAAAACTACTGAATTCTCCTAGGTAAACAATTTGGTTCTTTTGGGATTAGCTCTCCAGCTTAACCTTTTTAAACCGGTTTAATAAAATATGGTGTTTgcagtagaaaaaaaaacaattagcaAGTGGTAACCATTTATTTACACACGATATTaccatatctttatatataaaagagagtTTGATCTCTCCTGGTGAAGCCACCTCAGCATCCAGGTCACAAATTCGTGCTCTGTCGTGCTGACACGTGTCGCCTTTCCTCTCAACGCAGCGTTTCATTAATGTATGGTATCATGGGCTTTCCGTTTATTGTATGTTATTGGTCTTGGAATCGTGCAAACATCCGGCCTGGAAAGTGAAAATAGAAACTCTCTCCCCCTAACCCTAATACAGCTTAAACTAACCCACGAAGATCGTCTCTCATCTTCATGCGGCCGCGGTGACGTTTGCGCTTACTGTAACAGACTTCTTTATGGATTCCTCTTTAATCCTGTTGATTTATTCTCCCATGATGTGTCTTCGATGCGTTGATTAGGTCTGAAAGGCGGTGTGTGTTCAGCATAAATATGTGAGCAATCCTCATCTTGGACTCATCTTTTCTTTCAATTCTCTGAAAGTATCTCAAGTTAAGCGAGGCGGCGAGGGTCGACACACTCCTCATGTACGCCAAGGGTTGACATCGCCATTAACGATCGTCTAACTCTTCGACCCACTCCAACCACGATTCACAATTCAATGCGTTGTTCCTTTCTACAAGGCGGTAGATCTCCAGCTATAAGAAGGTCAGCTTTCATCCCGTGAACATCATTATCATCCGCACATTTAGAAAGCTTGAGTTTAATTGATTTTGGTTTCgtttcttgatttgtttttttaatgtatttatgATTTGGGTATCGTTTATTGATTAAGAAACCTTGAGTTTTGATGATCTTGAtttcgttttatgttttttcgGTTTGTTTTCGTTTATTAATTTAGAAAGCTCGAgttgacagaaaaaaaattagaaagctTTATTTTAGACGCTTTGGTTtcgtttatttattttgtttttgtttgttactGTAAGATTTTTTTGGTTTCGTTTATTGCTTCTTGAGTCCATATACCGTGTGCAGATATGTGTTGTTGATGAGACCGACTGACGAAGCTGTTTTGATTACCAGTATCCAGTTTCAAAGGTCTCGGTTACACTAGAACAAGAAGTTCTCACAACGCTTACACAAATACATCGATTTGTGAGAATAATCTTACGTCCCAagttttttaaaactataaactGGTAAGCTCTTATACAATTCCCCAAGGTTGTTCTTAAGTCTGTTAATTTTGATTGCTTAAATTAAATTCTTTGCGCAGATTCTTCCAATGGCGTTCCCACGAGAACAAGCCAAGAATGACTCTGTTAGTTAAATACTTGGCAAGTTTCTATCGAATTTTCttattcattttttgtttaatttgtgggttgttttaaattcaaatttctTACTTCATTTCGATTGCGTAGattgtaaattaaaaaacaagCAAGATAGGATACTCGGGGAGGTCAGAAATGAGAAAGTTGAGCAATGATGAAGAGATGGATGAGATTGGGATTGAGGTTTCAGGGTTGAATTATGAGTCTGATGAGTTGAACAAGAGCAGTAAGACTACTAAGAGTGTTCAAAATGGAGGAGGTAATGTAAGAATAGAATGCCTGCTAAGAATCCGATGGCtgagaagaggaggaggtgggTGATAGGCTTTACATGCTTAGATCAGTTGGCCCCAAGATCAGCAAAATAAACAATTACTTCTCTCTGATCTCCTCAAGGGCTTCGTCTTCATCATTTATTTATCGCCGTTAGAGTTCGATAGATTATGTGTTGTGTTTGTTGCGATGGAATTTCATTAACAACCACATACATTATGCATTAAACCTCAGACTTCGGTTCGTGTCAATTTCAAAGATACCACATGCAGCTGTTTATTAGCTTTCCAAAAAATGTTATTCACATACCCATCAATAGTGTCCAAAATAGTAGATTCAGTGATCCATTTCAGTTACGCAACTTGATATACAACAAACTCactcagttgacaaaaaaataacaaacactCACGTGGATAGCTCACCGAACCTCCCGTACTGCATAGATTAAGTTTGGCTGATTTTCCACAGTAATTTGACGCCCAAAATAACAAGTCCCACATCATAAAGGATATCAATTgataaatcaaaactaatccCTTTCTAGAATTGGAGACTTGGAGGCATGCTTAAATTATTGATCCAGAATACAAAACCAAATACACAAACACCATAAGATGCTACCTTAGATAACTAGATATTGATAGTAAAACAGAGGCACCCTCACATAAGGTACGAAAATAGTAACCCACCTTAATCTACAAAGTTAGTTATATTAAAGAAATATGGCAAGGCTGAATCGAAtggatatacaaaaaaaaaagatgacaaaaaaatagcCATATAAATTTGCAAAACCTTCAACAttgtatatgtaaataaaaagattagtctttttaatatatatatatatatataatttaaccaACAAATAATATTTGGTGAAAATTTAGtcaacaaataatatttttttgaagataCATAATATAACccaatacataaatataagagTACATAGAAAATTtcaacaatatataaaaattacaaaaaagaaaccaaaaccaCAACCCGGTCCATACCCAGACCGGGATAAACCAATTCCAAAGCTTAAAATGAAGGACAAGTAAGCTTttctacaccaaaaaaaaaaaaattaccgaAACCAATTGCCACAATATGTTTAATATGTGTGAGAAGGTTGGCAGATGAGCTATGTTACCTTTGGTTGAGCGTGTTCATATTTCACTTCCGTTGACAACTCAGTCGATGGTCTCATAAATACATGTGtggatttattttatttttatgtaaccACAAACTTCTTGATATACTATAGATTGTTTGAGGCTTCATACAAAGAGATTGTGATTGAATATAACTCAGTTCTCTCTTCTCAACTCATGGTTCTGAGTATAAGTGATACCTTACAATCAATAAGTGATGAGACTGTCCCATAAATTTCACTTTGATAAAGTCTATGATTGTTTCTCTGCGTTTGTGTTTCAAtgttatatcttttattttatcttttccaACTTCGTTGATCAGAGCAACGAATACACAACTATTAAATAGTTTTTGTAATTCCTACTAGATTTTCTGCCAGCTAAATATATTTTGTCAAAttgaattataaataatatatatgtatatattattacattctctgaattatttttttttttgtaattttgtgttCTCTAAAAAATAGAGAATATGAAGGTTTTTGTAGTTCTTACTGTCTCAAACTGTCTAAGTTGATGAAAAAAAAGAGGTTATTGTCATTTTAAttctaacaaaaaatatttattaaaaacaacaatatgatcttagaattttttttctattatttgttTGTCTATAATATCGCTTTCaatgtataataattttaaatgcttcatacaaataatataaattcctataaatagtttttattataacttcccgccctacgggcgggccAACCCTAGTctcttatataaaaatgatgTTTTATGAAATATAGAGATCAAATGGCATCAAAACTTTATCACCATTAATAGGAAAAAAATCttcatttttagttatttttaattaaatatcattaattaaaaataaagaaacaggCTCCGCAATAATTAAAAATGGTGATCGTTGTCTAATTAAATTCGCACTCCATATTAAACAGGTTTTGTAGTTATAATTTGCCGACAGATCAGCAATACTCCGCAAGAATGACAGAAAACTCTACGAAAGACACGTGTCCATCTTCCAAAAGACATTGACGATTTCACCGTTACCCTAATCTTATCTCTTTCCTTCCTTCctcaaaagagaaagagattatataaatatatatttatttttttggcttcctaaaataagaaaacaaaaaacaaagaagGGAGAATTTATCGCACAAGTTTCTCGTCCTTTCCATCGTTTTCTCTCTTGACTCGGTCGACCAcaccaaccaaccaaccaaccccaaactctctctctctctttcttgaaTCCAATTCGCTTTACCAACAAGAGGAAGGAACCTGCTCCTGCTGCTGCCTTGTTTCAAATCCAATCGGAAACTGCTTCAGAGATCTCGCTCATTTCGCGGCTGAGGGTTCGGCTTTGGCTTCTCCCGGTTCTTCCTGGGTCTGAGAGAAAAGGGTTTATTGGTTGTTTCATTTCGATCAACAAGTCTTCATCTTTTTTAATTTAGGTTTCGAATTTTCTGGAAAACCCTAAGTCTCTACAcagaaaagaacaaaaaaaacaatttattgaTTCTTTCATTCATTGATTCATGTGTGACCACCACCAATTCGTTGTTAATACGTCTCATCTTAGCGTTTTCAGTTTCGTTTCCTTTTAGGTTTCTTCTTAGGCTTCGTTCGTTTTACTTTCTAATCTCTAAACAAAAGGAAAGCTCAGAACTTTTGAGTGACTAGTATTTTTTTGTTGTCAtctcaaaccaaaaaaaaaagagagcttTTTTCGGATCTGATCTTGGGGTTTCACTGTACAAAAGGGATTCTTTTTTAGgttaagtgtatatatatatagattaggaGATATGGCGTTGAATTTTTCACAGAGGAACTTTTCTCCCCATTTATCCGAGGAACCGATGAAGATAGCCAATGGGTATCTCGTTGAGGGAGTTTCCGAGAGGAAAGATGATGTTTTTTCCCATCCTTGGTGTTCAAGTATTGCTAAAGGTGATTCAGCAGCTTCTTCTGTTGATATacttgatgttctgccttcTGATCCTTTTGGCATGGATATCAACAATACTTTCACTGCCATCACTGGATGGCTTGAGGATTTGGAGGTTGATTATGGGAGAGATGAGCGTGGGGTTGGTGATGGGAACCACCACCAGCAGCTCTTTGCTAGGTTGAGTTTCATTTGGAACAATGCAATGCGGTTTCAGGAGTTCCCGGAGAGTAATAATGTGTATGATAATGGGTGGGGGTCGTTGAATGGGTTTGGTGATGGATCTTGTCATGGTGCCTTCGTGTCTGCTGGTAGTGTGGATGAGGATGGGAGGAATGGTGGCGAAGTTGCAGAGAGCAGTGGTCGATGCACCGATGATGGAGGAGGGAACGCAAACGTTGTTCATCCGGCGTTTGGTTTTTGTCTTTATCACTTGGGGGTTAAGGATCTTCTTTCAGTTAGTATGGTTTGCAAGTCGCTGCATACGACTGTCTGTGATGACTCGCTGCTGTGGAGACATATCCACATTTCTCAGCCGTTGAATGAGAAGATCACTGATGAGGCTCTTCTGCAGTTAACCGAGCGTGCTCAGGGCACTATGCAGTGTTTGAGGCTCGTAGATTGCTCGAGAGTTACAGAAGATTGTCTCAAGCAGGTGTTGGAGCGCAACCCACAAGTAGTCAAGGTGAGCTTTCTATATAACTTCTTTACTGAAGAATGCATCTTTGAGATTTTATTTAAACGTAATATTGTTTTGTGGTTGGCAGCTTGGTGTGCCTGGATGCATAAGGATCACTATCGATGGTGTTTTGAGCATCTTGAGAGATCTGAAGTCTGCGGGAAAGCTTCAggtgaagcacttggagatcggTGGCCTCTTTGGAGTCACGAAAGATCACTATGATGAATTGTTTGGTTTGTTAAACATAGAAACTAAtgtggagcagtccatacagAAGCCACGTTTTTACCATAGAGGATACTCATATGTCTCCTGCGATGATAACGAGGGGATAGATATTGAGATGTGCCCAAAATGTGAGAACTCGAGGCTTGTGTATGACTGTCCAGCAGAAGATTGTAAAGGGAAGGAGGAATGTCGTGCTTGTTCTCTTTGCATACAGAGGTGTTTTCAGTGTGGTCGGTGCATCAATGATAGTGAGTATGAGGAAACCTTTTGTCTGGAGTTCTTGTGCGCTGATTGTTCCAAGCCGTCCTCTGAGTTACCTCTCTAGGTAGAAAATTCAGTCTGAGCCGTTCTTTTCATTCTGAAATTGAATGTCTCAGTTCTTCATGGGTAAGGTGTAGGTGCCATAGTATCCTGTACATATATTAGTATGGCTTTATTTGGGGTTTGGAGAAGtcagaaaaaaaggaaaaaaaaaaacgaatcatCGAATAGTTTTTGTGGGTGAAGACTACACAAGGAGTCTGTAATGGGTGTAATATGCATTGATGGAAATCCGCTTTTAGTTTGAGAAACAGATTATGAAGCTTAGGTGGTATCCTGCTGTCTTGACTGAGAGTTGCATGATGGGTTATTTGTTTTGAGAAAGTCAACGAGAAAAAGGAAAGGAAAGGAAAGACTGTGTAAAAGAGTAGTGTGTTTTGTAGCAGGCGGTGCGATCTGTCAGCTGCTTTGGTAGTTGAGTTTGGAGGGTAAAGAATATGAGTTTTTAGCGCATCTGAAGCCATCAAAGGAGACCATAATATTGGTAAAAGAATAGATGGAGATGTTTTGGTGGGAGTTAAGCATGGAGACTAGAGACTACATTAAACTCCACTCCATGTTGATCAAGGTAAAGTTGCATCTTGTGGCTCTTGCTTATGTTTCATATCTATTCATTACTGAATCCACTAACTGTTTTGCATCTGTTTCTTAACTAGTAAGACTGAATCCACGACTGTTTATGTTTCAGGTGTGCCACTTTGGTGAAATCTTGGAGATGGACTTTAACTATCTAGGAACTTCTTTATTGAAATAATTATATGTTATATCTTTTGTTGAATAATTGTCGTAAAATAAAGGTTTCCCTTGGCTTTAGACTtccattaaaaataacaaaaaataaaagttgtaaCTTTTGAATTGTTTGCTGTGTATGCAACCCAATAAGCAAGATACCATGCACCAATGGTTTGCAAAAAGA
This genomic window contains:
- the LOC103875330 gene encoding F-box protein SKIP14, whose protein sequence is MALNFSQRNFSPHLSEEPMKIANGYLVEGVSERKDDVFSHPWCSSIAKGDSAASSVDILDVLPSDPFGMDINNTFTAITGWLEDLEVDYGRDERGVGDGNHHQQLFARLSFIWNNAMRFQEFPESNNVYDNGWGSLNGFGDGSCHGAFVSAGSVDEDGRNGGEVAESSGRCTDDGGGNANVVHPAFGFCLYHLGVKDLLSVSMVCKSLHTTVCDDSLLWRHIHISQPLNEKITDEALLQLTERAQGTMQCLRLVDCSRVTEDCLKQVLERNPQVVKLGVPGCIRITIDGVLSILRDLKSAGKLQVKHLEIGGLFGVTKDHYDELFGLLNIETNVEQSIQKPRFYHRGYSYVSCDDNEGIDIEMCPKCENSRLVYDCPAEDCKGKEECRACSLCIQRCFQCGRCINDSEYEETFCLEFLCADCSKPSSELPL